A window of Carassius carassius chromosome 44, fCarCar2.1, whole genome shotgun sequence contains these coding sequences:
- the LOC132126571 gene encoding protein FAM72A-like — translation MSTSNFKNKCVTQVNCIYCDSLLCMRGMKAVLLADTEIELFSTDIPPNRTVDFVASYYSTESCKCKLRDIACLKCGNVVGYHVVAPCKPCLLSCNNGHFWMFNSEAVSTINRLDATGQNLLLWGDLPELEGSDDESLDSLSEEEYLR, via the exons ATGTCTACTTCAAATTTTAAGAATAAGTGTGTAACGCAAGTCAACTGTATATACTGTGACAGTCTTCTGTGCATGAGAGGAATGAAAGCAGTACTTTTGGCTGATACAGAAATAGAGTTGTTCTCAACCGACATACCACCAAATAG GACAGTTGATTTTGTGGCAAGCTACTATTCCACTGAAAGCTGCAAATGCAAGTTAAGAGACATTGCTTGTTTGAAATG TGGGAATGTTGTGGGATATCACGTGGTGGCCCCATGCAAGCCCTGCTTGCTGTCCTGCAACAATGGTCATTTCTGGATGTTCAACAGTGAGGCTGTGTCCACCATCAATAGACTGGATGCAACAG GGCAGAACTTGCTGCTGTGGGGAGATCTTCCAGAACTGGAGGGCAGTGATGACGAGAGTCTGGACAGTCTCTCAGAAGAAGAGTACCTCAGATAG